A region from the Triticum aestivum cultivar Chinese Spring chromosome 3D, IWGSC CS RefSeq v2.1, whole genome shotgun sequence genome encodes:
- the LOC123074816 gene encoding protein LURP-one-related 5, which produces MAVVGEEYCDLKERLLTVRKTSHFSPGDGFAAYDNRTGGLAFRADTYGRGHGGGAASPGELALLGPAGEPLLTVRRRRPSLHQRWEGFLGARADGQKSLFSARRSSILGGAGRGAVVELLPSPASAAAAELRVEGSFGRRCCRVVAKGDDGEETVVAEIRRKVDEAARVVMGRDVFVLRVGAGFDAAFAMGIVLVLDQIAGDEADGGDAGQDAVHAKIW; this is translated from the coding sequence ATGGCGGTCGTGGGCGAGGAGTACTGCGACCTCAAGGAGCGGCTGCTCACGGTGCGCAAGACCTCCCACTTCTCCCCCGGCGACGGCTTCGCGGCCTACGACAACCGCACCGGCGGCCTCGCCTTCCGCGCCGACACCTAcggccgcggccacggcggggGCGCCGCCTCCCCGGGCGAGCTCGCGCTGCTCGGCCCCGCCGGCGAGCCCCTCCtcaccgtgcgccgccgccgcccgtccctgCACCAGCGCTGGGAGGGCTTCCTCGGCGCCCGCGCCGACGGCCAGAAGTCCCTCTTCTCCGCCCGGAGGTCCTCCATTCTCGGCGGCGCCGGGCGCGGCGCCGTCGTCGAGCTCCTCCCTTCCCCCGCCTccgcggccgccgccgagctccgcgTCGAGGGCTCCTTCGGACGGCGCTGCTGCCGCGTGGTGGCCAAGGGCGACGACGGGGAGGAGACGGTGGTGGCGGAGATCAGGAGGAAGGTGGACGAGGCGGCGCGGGTGGTGATGGGCAGGGACGTGTTCGTGCTGCGGGTGGGCGCCGGCTTCGACGCGGCCTTCGCCATGGGGATCGTCCTCGTGCTCGATCAGATCGCCGGGGACGAGGCCGACGGCGGCGACGCCGGACAGGATGCCGTCCACGCCAAGATATGGTGA